A stretch of the SAR86 cluster bacterium genome encodes the following:
- a CDS encoding NCS2 family permease yields MLEKYFSIDLHKTTFQKEVLAGVTTFITMAYIIFVNPQMMAQSGMDHGAIFVGTCLAAAVACFVMGLFANWPVGLAPGMGLNAFFTYTVVGEMGYSWEVALGSVFIAGVLFFIMSITPLRRWMLDSIPMNLRIAMGAGVGLFIGFIGLKNGGIIEANGATFLSLGDFTNPPTLLAGLGFLLISILSIKKTPGAIIIGILAVTLMSILLGLVKFEGVFALPPDISPVFLKLDIIGALDITMLSIIMSFLFVNLFDTAGTLFGVASRAGLISDSGKIKNLDKALKADSSSSIFGSFLGCAPVTSYVESSAGIEAGGRTGITAIVVGLLFLLATFLSPLAAAVPAYATAGALIYVAILMLSGMETLDWNDQSELLPALVMIVMIPLTFSIANGIALGFLAYVAIKTFIGQIKQISSGAWFLTMIFVAKFIFL; encoded by the coding sequence ATGCTAGAGAAATATTTTTCAATTGATTTACATAAAACAACCTTTCAAAAGGAAGTGCTTGCTGGAGTTACTACTTTTATAACCATGGCCTATATCATCTTTGTTAATCCACAAATGATGGCTCAATCAGGCATGGATCATGGAGCAATTTTCGTGGGAACTTGCCTGGCTGCTGCCGTAGCATGTTTTGTTATGGGTCTTTTTGCAAACTGGCCTGTTGGACTTGCTCCAGGTATGGGTCTTAATGCTTTTTTTACTTATACAGTTGTTGGTGAAATGGGATACTCTTGGGAAGTTGCCTTAGGATCAGTTTTTATTGCAGGTGTTTTATTTTTTATCATGAGCATTACACCCTTACGTAGATGGATGCTAGATAGCATACCTATGAATCTGAGAATTGCTATGGGTGCAGGTGTAGGCTTATTCATAGGCTTTATAGGACTCAAAAATGGAGGGATCATTGAAGCTAATGGTGCCACATTTTTGAGTTTAGGTGACTTTACGAATCCACCAACACTACTGGCTGGTCTTGGATTTTTATTGATATCAATCCTTTCCATTAAAAAAACACCTGGGGCAATAATAATAGGAATACTGGCTGTGACTTTAATGAGTATCCTTTTGGGCCTTGTGAAATTTGAGGGAGTATTTGCTTTACCTCCAGATATTTCTCCAGTTTTCCTTAAGTTAGATATTATTGGTGCCTTAGACATAACAATGTTAAGCATTATTATGTCTTTTCTTTTCGTTAATCTTTTTGATACAGCAGGAACACTTTTCGGAGTAGCTTCAAGAGCAGGTCTAATATCTGATTCAGGAAAAATAAAAAATTTGGATAAAGCACTTAAGGCAGATAGTAGTTCAAGTATTTTTGGATCTTTTCTAGGTTGTGCACCTGTGACGAGCTATGTTGAAAGTTCTGCTGGTATAGAGGCAGGAGGGAGAACTGGAATAACAGCAATTGTGGTAGGACTTCTTTTTCTTCTAGCTACTTTCTTATCTCCTCTTGCTGCAGCTGTGCCAGCATATGCCACGGCAGGTGCATTAATTTATGTTGCAATATTAATGCTAAGTGGAATGGAAACACTTGATTGGAATGATCAATCAGAATTACTGCCTGCCTTAGTGATGATTGTCATGATTCCTCTTACTTTCTCTATAGCGAATGGAATAGCTTTAGGATTCCTAGCTTATGTAGCAATTAAAACCTTTATTGGTCAAATAAAACAAATATCATCAGGAGCATGGTTCCTTACAATGATTTTTGTTGCTAAATTTATCTTTCTTTAG